The Sphingobium aromaticiconvertens genome has a segment encoding these proteins:
- a CDS encoding flavodoxin family protein, with product MLKVQPLNCTLKRDIQKPSSTDAMIAILAKEFKALDVQVAATIRVGAHNVLAGVTSDEGEGDDWPDIRKKILAADILILGTPIWMGQAGSVAKRVMERMDAFLSETDDQGRMPSYSKVAVAAIVGNEDGAHAASAQIFQALNDVGWTIPAVAACYWVGEAMGATDFQDLKSTPRKVTETAKMVAANATHLAALLQKSPYPG from the coding sequence ATGCTGAAAGTCCAACCGCTGAATTGTACGCTCAAGCGCGACATCCAGAAGCCCAGTTCAACCGATGCGATGATCGCAATATTGGCAAAGGAATTTAAGGCGCTGGATGTGCAGGTCGCCGCTACCATCCGCGTCGGCGCCCATAATGTGCTTGCCGGGGTTACATCCGATGAGGGCGAAGGCGACGATTGGCCCGACATCCGAAAGAAGATATTGGCGGCGGATATCCTGATCCTGGGAACGCCCATCTGGATGGGGCAGGCGGGCAGCGTCGCCAAGCGCGTTATGGAGCGGATGGACGCCTTTCTCAGTGAAACCGACGATCAGGGCCGGATGCCGAGCTATTCCAAGGTCGCGGTGGCGGCGATTGTTGGCAATGAGGATGGCGCCCATGCCGCATCTGCGCAGATTTTTCAGGCCTTGAACGATGTCGGCTGGACCATTCCCGCCGTTGCGGCCTGTTACTGGGTGGGCGAGGCCATGGGGGCGACCGATTTTCAGGATTTGAAATCCACGCCTAGAAAGGTGACGGAGACCGCGAAAATGGTGGCAGCCAACGCGACGCATCTGGCGGCGTTATTACAAAAATCGCCCTATCCCGGCTGA
- the pgaD gene encoding poly-beta-1,6-N-acetyl-D-glucosamine biosynthesis protein PgaD, with translation MIINVSNTRSRLARVIDLVVTAIAWLVFGYLLYRGLFAGSTGAGDAPRPIVPEALQTLHTVTLYVIVALVNAAILFAWAIYNQLRFRGQDRRSAISQASDHQLAQSYRVDTATLQQLRTKGPTIVYHDAHGRIADVLPRSGMMPHMSGNVSAERSRRPIAAVAN, from the coding sequence ATGATCATCAATGTCAGTAATACCCGTTCCCGTCTTGCGCGCGTGATCGACCTCGTTGTGACGGCGATTGCATGGCTGGTCTTCGGATACCTTCTTTATCGTGGCCTGTTCGCCGGCTCGACCGGCGCTGGAGATGCCCCCCGCCCGATAGTTCCGGAAGCTCTCCAGACCCTGCACACGGTGACCCTTTACGTCATTGTTGCGCTGGTCAACGCAGCGATTCTATTTGCCTGGGCCATTTACAACCAGCTTCGTTTCCGCGGCCAGGATCGGCGCAGTGCGATCAGTCAGGCTTCCGATCATCAGCTCGCTCAAAGCTATCGGGTCGACACCGCCACTCTCCAGCAGCTTCGGACGAAAGGGCCGACAATCGTTTATCACGATGCACATGGGAGGATCGCCGATGTTTTACCTCGATCGGGGATGATGCCCCATATGTCTGGTAATGTTTCAGCTGAGCGCTCACGAAGGCCGATCGCCGCTGTGGCAAACTGA
- a CDS encoding IS3 family transposase (programmed frameshift), translated as MKPKPSLKNSPTKAPAERVVKDIRRQTRRHFSAEDKIRIVLDGLRGEDSIAELCRKEGIAQSLYYTWSKEFMEAGKRRLAGDTARAATTGEVQDLRREARALKECVADLTLENRLLKKHDRGWGRRRMRYPASEKLEIIRIVEQSHLPAKHTLDKLGIPRRTFYRWYDRFVEGGPEALEDRPSAPSRVWNRIGDDIQGQIVEMALDYSELSPRELAVRFTDEKRYFVSEATVYRLLKAHDLITSPAYVVIKAADRFHTQTTRPNEMWQTDFTYFKIIGWGWMYLSTVLDDFSRYIIAWKLCTNMRAEDVTDTLDLALKASGCDSATVLHKPRLLSDNGPSYIAGELAEYIDAQKMSHVRGAPMHPQTQGKIERWHQTLKNRILLENYFLPGDLEAQIEAFVEHYNNQRYHESLNNVTPADAYLGRAPAIIKQRERIKRKTIEYRRLQHRRLAA; from the exons ATGAAGCCCAAACCCTCCTTGAAAAATTCGCCGACAAAGGCCCCTGCTGAGCGTGTTGTGAAGGATATCCGGCGGCAGACCCGGCGCCATTTCTCAGCCGAAGACAAGATCCGTATTGTGCTGGACGGTCTGCGCGGCGAGGACAGCATCGCCGAGTTGTGCCGCAAGGAAGGCATTGCCCAAAGCCTGTATTACACCTGGTCGAAGGAGTTCATGGAAGCGGGCAAGCGGCGCCTGGCCGGTGACACCGCCCGTGCTGCGACCACTGGCGAGGTGCAGGATCTGCGCCGCGAGGCCCGTGCCCTGAAGGAATGCGTGGCCGACCTGACGCTGGAAAACCGCCTGCTT AAAAAGCATGATCGCGGATGGGGGCGACGACGAATGAGGTATCCCGCATCCGAAAAGCTCGAGATCATCCGGATCGTCGAGCAGTCGCACCTGCCCGCCAAGCACACGCTGGACAAACTCGGCATCCCCCGCCGGACGTTCTACCGCTGGTACGATCGCTTCGTCGAAGGCGGGCCGGAGGCGCTGGAAGATCGGCCATCGGCGCCGAGTCGGGTGTGGAACCGCATCGGCGACGATATCCAGGGCCAGATCGTCGAGATGGCGCTGGATTACAGCGAGCTGTCACCGCGCGAACTGGCGGTGCGCTTCACCGACGAGAAGCGCTACTTCGTGTCGGAGGCCACCGTTTACCGCCTGTTGAAGGCCCACGATCTGATTACCAGTCCGGCCTATGTGGTGATCAAGGCCGCCGATCGCTTCCATACCCAGACCACGCGTCCGAACGAGATGTGGCAGACCGATTTTACCTACTTCAAGATCATCGGGTGGGGCTGGATGTACCTGTCGACCGTGCTCGACGACTTCTCGCGCTACATTATCGCCTGGAAACTGTGCACCAACATGCGCGCCGAGGATGTCACCGACACGCTGGACCTGGCCCTTAAGGCTTCCGGCTGCGACAGCGCCACCGTGCTGCACAAGCCCAGGCTGCTCAGCGATAACGGCCCCAGCTACATCGCGGGCGAACTGGCGGAATACATCGATGCCCAGAAGATGAGCCATGTACGCGGCGCTCCGATGCACCCCCAGACCCAAGGCAAGATCGAGCGCTGGCACCAAACCCTGAAAAACCGCATCCTGCTGGAAAACTACTTCCTGCCCGGCGACCTTGAGGCCCAGATCGAGGCCTTCGTCGAGCATTACAACAACCAGCGTTACCACGAGAGCCTGAACAACGTGACGCCCGCCGACGCCTACCTCGGCAGGGCTCCCGCCATCATCAAACAGCGCGAAAGGATCAAGCGAAAGACCATCGAATATCGGCGCTTGCAACACCGCAGGCTCGCCGCTTAA
- a CDS encoding PA2169 family four-helix-bundle protein encodes MMMSDTSHDISTLNGLIATTIDSVDGYTEAAKDSGSGRFGALFTSRANERREVVSRLQQQVSSLGGNVEDDGTILAGAHRMFLNLKSAVTGQDDKAIINEVEAGEDHIKAKFEDALGDMKLSPTVRDLIQSCYSSVKTGHDEMRDIKHSMQG; translated from the coding sequence ATGATGATGTCTGACACAAGCCATGATATTTCGACGCTTAACGGACTTATCGCCACGACCATTGATAGCGTTGATGGCTATACCGAAGCAGCCAAGGACAGTGGAAGCGGTCGTTTCGGCGCGCTGTTTACCAGTCGCGCCAACGAACGTCGCGAGGTCGTATCACGCCTTCAGCAGCAGGTAAGCAGCCTGGGCGGCAATGTTGAAGATGACGGCACTATCCTCGCGGGCGCCCATCGCATGTTCCTCAACCTCAAGTCGGCCGTCACTGGCCAGGACGACAAGGCTATCATCAACGAAGTCGAAGCAGGTGAGGACCATATCAAGGCAAAGTTCGAGGACGCCCTTGGCGACATGAAGCTTTCTCCTACCGTGCGCGACCTTATCCAGAGCTGCTATAGTTCCGTGAAGACCGGCCATGACGAGATGCGCGATATCAAACATTCGATGCAAGGCTGA
- the pgaC gene encoding poly-beta-1,6-N-acetyl-D-glucosamine synthase: MIERLGALAVFLLMVGGITGIAFVTNGGFLLDFVFLYPLFMSALWMAGGIYYWLHWERHWPQHESAPELPGTPLISIIIPCFNEEKQIEETIGAALAQAYLNIEVIAVNDGSRDATGEILDRLAASNKKLRVIHLAENQGKAVALRTGALAAASEYLVCIDGDAMLEPNAAAWLVKPMLEQPRVGAVTGNPRIRNRSSLLGRVQVGEFASIIGLIKRTQRVYGRIFTVSGVVAGFRRQALDRVGYWSLDMITEDIDISWKLQRDHWAIFYEPRALCWILMPETLRGLWRQRSRWAQGGAEVFLKFLTSLLKWRQRRLWPLAIEYLLSSSWAFIFALTIILWALGKFYPLPTGIRVETLLPPAFTGMVLAATCVLQFAVSILIERRYERGLGRTLYWVIWYPAIYWMLSLLTTLASYPKVFIKTNRGRARWTSPDRGLHQ; the protein is encoded by the coding sequence ATGATCGAACGTCTTGGAGCTCTTGCCGTCTTCCTGCTGATGGTTGGCGGCATCACCGGAATTGCCTTCGTCACCAATGGAGGCTTTCTGCTCGATTTTGTCTTCCTCTACCCCTTGTTCATGTCCGCATTGTGGATGGCGGGGGGCATATATTATTGGCTTCATTGGGAAAGGCACTGGCCGCAGCATGAAAGCGCGCCAGAGCTTCCGGGAACACCTCTCATCTCGATCATCATTCCCTGCTTCAATGAGGAAAAGCAGATCGAAGAAACGATTGGAGCCGCCTTAGCCCAGGCTTATCTCAATATCGAAGTGATCGCGGTCAATGATGGATCGCGGGATGCAACCGGAGAGATCCTCGACAGGCTGGCGGCCTCCAACAAGAAGCTTCGCGTCATCCATCTTGCCGAGAACCAGGGCAAGGCCGTCGCGCTTCGAACCGGCGCGCTTGCGGCAGCCAGTGAGTATCTGGTTTGCATCGATGGAGACGCGATGCTTGAGCCGAACGCTGCAGCATGGCTCGTGAAGCCCATGCTCGAACAACCGCGAGTTGGAGCTGTCACGGGGAACCCCCGGATCCGTAATCGTTCAAGCCTGCTCGGGCGTGTCCAGGTCGGGGAATTCGCGTCCATCATCGGGCTCATCAAGCGCACGCAACGCGTCTACGGCCGCATCTTCACCGTCTCGGGTGTGGTCGCCGGCTTCCGCCGCCAGGCGCTTGATCGCGTCGGCTACTGGAGCCTCGATATGATCACCGAGGATATCGACATAAGCTGGAAGCTGCAGCGCGATCACTGGGCAATCTTTTATGAGCCCCGGGCTTTATGCTGGATCTTGATGCCGGAGACGTTGCGCGGTCTTTGGCGTCAGAGGTCGCGCTGGGCGCAGGGCGGGGCGGAAGTCTTTTTGAAGTTTCTGACCTCTCTCCTGAAATGGCGACAGCGGCGGCTTTGGCCTCTGGCAATCGAATATCTACTTTCGAGCAGCTGGGCTTTTATTTTCGCGCTAACCATTATCCTTTGGGCTTTGGGGAAGTTTTACCCTCTTCCGACTGGCATTCGTGTCGAAACACTTCTGCCGCCAGCATTCACCGGGATGGTGCTTGCCGCCACCTGCGTCCTGCAGTTTGCCGTGAGCATTCTGATCGAGCGTCGGTATGAGCGGGGACTTGGCCGCACCCTCTATTGGGTGATCTGGTACCCGGCAATCTATTGGATGCTGAGCCTGCTCACGACATTGGCCAGCTATCCCAAGGTCTTCATCAAAACAAATCGGGGACGCGCACGCTGGACGAGTCCTGATCGAGGATTGCATCAATGA
- a CDS encoding SDR family oxidoreductase, whose amino-acid sequence MTAQERMIHEDALPGHESRLQPKPDWMPRYPGSGRLAGKVALITGADSGIGRAVAALYAREGADVGIVYLCEHDDARKTVEIVEAEGRTGIAIAGDVGDKAFCETAVDQVIARFGRLDIVVNNAGEQHPDKDIRDITEDQLRRTFQTNIFGMFFLVQAARPHLKKGAAIVNCTSVTMYQGSKELLDYSSTKGAITAFTRSLSENLVGEGIRVNAVAPGPIWTPLNPMGGASPEKLEHFGESTPMGRPGQPNEVAPSFLFLACEDASYMSGQILHPNGGSIING is encoded by the coding sequence ATGACCGCACAGGAAAGAATGATCCACGAAGACGCTCTGCCGGGCCATGAAAGCCGTCTACAGCCAAAGCCCGATTGGATGCCGCGCTATCCCGGATCGGGCCGCCTGGCGGGGAAGGTCGCGCTCATCACCGGGGCGGACAGCGGGATTGGCCGAGCGGTAGCGGCGCTGTATGCACGAGAGGGCGCTGATGTCGGAATCGTCTATCTGTGCGAACATGATGATGCGCGCAAAACCGTCGAGATCGTTGAAGCGGAAGGGCGAACGGGGATCGCGATTGCCGGGGACGTTGGGGACAAGGCCTTTTGCGAAACGGCGGTCGATCAGGTGATCGCGCGCTTTGGTCGCCTCGACATAGTGGTCAACAATGCGGGCGAACAGCATCCCGACAAGGATATTCGCGACATCACCGAAGATCAGCTTCGCCGGACGTTCCAGACGAACATCTTTGGCATGTTCTTTCTCGTTCAGGCGGCCCGGCCGCATCTGAAAAAAGGCGCCGCAATCGTCAATTGCACCAGCGTGACCATGTATCAGGGATCAAAGGAACTGCTCGATTATTCCAGCACGAAAGGCGCCATCACGGCTTTTACTCGAAGTCTTTCGGAAAATCTGGTGGGTGAGGGCATCCGGGTGAATGCCGTTGCGCCGGGGCCAATCTGGACGCCGCTTAATCCCATGGGAGGCGCCAGTCCCGAAAAGCTGGAGCATTTTGGCGAAAGCACGCCCATGGGGCGTCCCGGCCAGCCCAATGAAGTCGCACCCAGCTTCCTGTTTCTGGCCTGTGAGGATGCCAGCTATATGTCGGGTCAGATCCTGCATCCCAATGGCGGCTCGATTATCAACGGCTGA
- a CDS encoding PAS domain-containing sensor histidine kinase codes for MSANFSRRVWASSSFLRHYDEAQTLLNLQPQICAIGADGGQLAFRLLPRSAALICTGVVVLLVLLFVGTALLMFHTWLPPGAAVAGLCMAYPLWVWRQLASADAFMHAELKHFEAEPDLILQNAVARSGSHEANSTTAMLHHAIAHAREMRHFMFDRLDQLPDATLIADMDGKLLLSNSAARELFDRLGMPAQDRQTLTAIFRQFRVGPNREMFTMLDPEAEHEVQQEWLNREISSDDGHTFSVGFALQRSTADKPVGWVVRISDISEAKAAQRQREDILQLLTHDMRSPQASIVAVLETAAPDQIDAEVSARIRNYAHRTLGLADGFVQLARAEALEYIIEEVDLFDMLMDAVDDLWPQSVAKDISLETFSDAENLIVLGERSLLTRALINIIGNALKYSDPGTRVICRLSRVSSKDGKPMAACAITDEGPGLAPGHSTMIFERFNRGPLGVGSRIDGVGLGLSFVHTVMVRHKGEIRCDSEPGHGATFTLLLPLAEQC; via the coding sequence TTGTCGGCGAATTTTTCAAGGAGGGTTTGGGCTTCATCTTCGTTCCTTCGTCACTACGACGAAGCCCAAACCCTCCTTAATTTACAACCTCAAATCTGTGCCATTGGTGCTGACGGCGGACAGCTGGCATTTCGGCTTTTGCCGCGCTCTGCCGCGCTGATTTGCACCGGCGTGGTGGTTCTTCTCGTCCTGCTGTTTGTAGGAACCGCCTTGCTCATGTTTCATACGTGGTTGCCGCCGGGGGCAGCTGTGGCCGGTCTGTGCATGGCTTACCCGCTCTGGGTATGGCGGCAGCTGGCATCGGCGGATGCATTCATGCACGCCGAACTCAAACATTTCGAAGCGGAACCAGACCTGATCCTGCAAAACGCCGTGGCGCGATCAGGCTCGCACGAAGCCAATTCCACGACCGCCATGCTGCACCACGCAATCGCCCATGCGCGAGAAATGCGCCATTTCATGTTCGACAGGCTTGACCAGCTTCCCGATGCGACGCTGATCGCGGACATGGATGGCAAGTTGCTCCTGTCCAATTCCGCCGCCAGGGAATTGTTCGACAGGCTAGGCATGCCGGCACAGGATCGGCAAACGCTTACTGCGATTTTCAGGCAGTTCCGAGTTGGTCCGAATCGCGAAATGTTTACCATGCTTGACCCTGAAGCAGAGCATGAAGTGCAGCAGGAATGGTTGAACCGCGAGATTTCGTCGGATGACGGTCACACCTTCAGCGTGGGTTTCGCCCTCCAGCGTTCGACGGCGGACAAGCCTGTCGGGTGGGTTGTGCGCATCAGCGATATCAGCGAGGCCAAGGCCGCTCAGCGCCAGCGCGAAGACATTTTACAGCTTCTGACCCACGACATGCGCTCGCCCCAGGCATCGATCGTGGCGGTGCTGGAAACCGCTGCGCCAGACCAGATCGATGCCGAAGTTTCAGCACGTATTCGAAATTATGCGCACCGCACCCTGGGTCTCGCCGATGGATTTGTTCAGCTCGCTCGTGCGGAAGCGCTGGAATATATCATCGAAGAGGTCGACCTCTTCGATATGCTGATGGATGCCGTGGACGATCTGTGGCCGCAATCGGTGGCCAAGGACATCAGCCTTGAAACCTTCAGCGACGCGGAAAATCTGATCGTTCTGGGGGAGCGTTCGCTGCTGACGCGTGCGCTGATTAATATCATCGGCAATGCGCTGAAATACAGCGATCCGGGTACACGAGTCATTTGCCGTCTTTCCCGGGTCTCCAGCAAAGACGGAAAACCCATGGCCGCCTGCGCTATCACCGACGAAGGGCCCGGTTTAGCGCCCGGGCACAGCACGATGATTTTCGAGCGCTTTAATCGTGGCCCGCTGGGCGTCGGCAGCAGGATCGACGGCGTCGGCCTCGGGCTGAGCTTTGTCCATACTGTCATGGTGCGCCACAAAGGAGAAATCCGGTGTGACAGCGAGCCAGGTCATGGAGCGACGTTTACGTTGCTCCTCCCTCTGGCGGAACAGTGCTGA
- a CDS encoding DUF4136 domain-containing protein codes for MSDAGRLPASAGKTLQVSASSGNPSADTITQVLTSRGFTIADPADYLVQIVSSDLPAKTGAYLPESTPDASGRQAWLTAPSHSRTIQTRRVTITLTDIATGREAYRASGVERYRANQPGSSDALIEALVDRMTQQTAISTVPPEGGAT; via the coding sequence GTGAGCGATGCAGGCCGATTGCCAGCGTCCGCTGGCAAGACGTTGCAGGTCAGCGCGTCTTCCGGCAATCCGTCGGCGGACACGATCACGCAGGTGCTGACGTCCCGCGGCTTCACGATCGCAGACCCCGCGGACTATCTCGTGCAGATCGTCAGCTCCGACCTCCCGGCGAAAACCGGCGCGTACCTCCCGGAGAGCACACCCGATGCGTCCGGAAGGCAGGCGTGGCTGACTGCACCTTCACATAGTCGCACTATACAAACCCGCCGAGTGACCATCACTCTCACCGATATCGCCACCGGTAGGGAGGCTTATCGCGCCTCCGGGGTGGAACGTTATCGTGCCAACCAGCCTGGCAGCAGTGACGCGCTGATAGAAGCGCTGGTGGACCGGATGACACAACAAACCGCCATCAGCACTGTTCCGCCAGAGGGAGGAGCAACGTAA
- a CDS encoding acyl-CoA dehydrogenase, giving the protein MRKIATRSISAAVTAMVPNSLGPGELIMRFGTDEQRDYWLPRLADGQEIPAFGLTSPEAGSDAASMIDEGVVCMGEWQGQQILGMRLNWHKRYITLGPVATILGLAFKLRDPDHLLGERDDIGITLALVPADLPGITIGRRHIPSMQSFQNGPNEGHDVFVPLENIIGGADRVGQGWKMLMSALAAGRSISLPSLSAAAGAFAAHTTGAYARIRSQFNLPIGKFEGIQERLARIGANAYLLDGARRLTCAGLDQGHHPAVISSILKLHATERMRIVINDAMDVHGGKAIIDGPRNYMGNQYRAIPVGITVEGANILTRSLMVFGQGAIRSHPYLLKEIRAIGDADRSRALASFDAVLWKHVGHALKTAIRAFVRSWSGGRFAPAPKAGKATRYYRQMSRYAAAFAFISDIAFLTLGGELKRRELLSARLGDIMSELYLLSGALKRWEDEGRQKDDLPLLAWCMDSGFATIEQRFDEIIANFPARPVGWMLRLFIMPFGRRRHGPSDRTVRKCADILLEPCAARERLIDNVFIGGPEEPVARLTEAFRLMVDTQPIHDRLRKSRIRDWKKARERNLISEDELAQLETADQAVADVITVDDFAPEELVRKPAGKSYAEAAE; this is encoded by the coding sequence GTGCGTAAGATTGCGACGCGTTCAATTTCAGCCGCAGTGACAGCAATGGTGCCCAACTCCCTCGGCCCGGGCGAACTCATCATGCGTTTCGGCACCGACGAGCAGCGCGACTATTGGTTGCCGCGCCTTGCCGATGGGCAGGAGATCCCCGCCTTCGGCCTGACCAGCCCGGAGGCAGGGTCCGACGCTGCATCGATGATCGATGAGGGCGTGGTATGCATGGGCGAGTGGCAGGGCCAGCAAATACTTGGCATGCGGCTCAATTGGCACAAGCGCTATATCACGCTGGGGCCGGTGGCGACCATCCTCGGCCTCGCCTTCAAGCTGCGCGATCCCGATCATCTGCTGGGTGAACGGGACGACATTGGCATCACTCTCGCGCTGGTCCCTGCCGACCTGCCCGGTATCACCATCGGTCGGCGGCATATCCCTTCGATGCAGTCCTTTCAGAACGGTCCCAATGAAGGGCATGACGTCTTCGTGCCGCTGGAGAATATCATCGGTGGCGCGGACCGGGTCGGCCAGGGCTGGAAAATGTTGATGAGCGCGCTTGCTGCCGGGCGGAGCATTTCGCTTCCATCCTTGTCCGCGGCGGCCGGCGCCTTCGCGGCCCATACCACCGGCGCTTATGCGCGCATCCGGTCGCAGTTCAACCTGCCGATCGGCAAGTTCGAGGGGATACAGGAACGGCTCGCGCGGATCGGCGCCAATGCCTATCTGCTGGACGGCGCGCGGCGGCTGACCTGCGCGGGTCTGGATCAGGGCCATCACCCCGCCGTTATTTCCTCCATCCTGAAGCTCCACGCGACCGAACGGATGCGGATCGTCATCAACGACGCGATGGATGTTCATGGCGGCAAGGCGATCATCGACGGACCGCGCAATTATATGGGGAACCAGTATCGCGCTATTCCGGTTGGTATCACCGTGGAAGGCGCCAATATCCTGACCCGCAGCCTGATGGTCTTCGGTCAGGGCGCGATCCGCTCGCACCCCTATCTGCTCAAGGAAATTCGCGCGATAGGCGATGCCGATCGCAGCCGTGCCCTCGCCAGCTTTGATGCCGTGCTTTGGAAGCATGTCGGTCATGCGCTCAAGACCGCGATCCGCGCCTTCGTTCGTAGCTGGTCGGGCGGGCGGTTCGCGCCCGCGCCCAAGGCTGGAAAAGCAACGCGCTATTACCGGCAGATGAGCCGCTATGCCGCGGCTTTCGCCTTCATATCCGACATCGCCTTCCTGACACTGGGCGGCGAACTCAAGCGTCGCGAATTGCTTTCCGCGCGGCTGGGCGACATAATGTCCGAGCTTTATCTCCTCTCGGGCGCGCTGAAGCGCTGGGAAGACGAAGGACGGCAGAAAGACGACCTTCCGCTGCTCGCCTGGTGCATGGACAGCGGGTTCGCAACGATCGAACAACGGTTTGACGAGATCATCGCCAACTTCCCCGCGCGCCCGGTCGGCTGGATGCTGCGACTGTTCATCATGCCCTTCGGGCGCCGCCGTCATGGCCCTTCAGATCGCACGGTCCGCAAATGCGCGGACATATTGCTGGAGCCTTGCGCGGCGCGCGAACGGCTGATCGACAATGTCTTCATCGGTGGCCCGGAAGAGCCGGTCGCGCGCCTGACCGAGGCGTTCCGGCTGATGGTCGATACCCAGCCCATCCACGACCGGTTGCGCAAAAGCAGGATCAGGGACTGGAAAAAGGCAAGGGAACGGAACCTCATCAGCGAGGATGAACTTGCCCAGTTGGAGACGGCCGATCAGGCGGTAGCCGACGTCATTACGGTCGATGACTTCGCGCCGGAAGAGTTGGTCCGCAAGCCCGCCGGGAAATCCTATGCCGAGGCGGCAGAATAA
- a CDS encoding FAD-dependent oxidoreductase, which yields MSLTEQHDLRGGTPSWDDGGWDVPPADALPTSPCDIAIIGAGIMGSVLAERLSSQGLSVVLLDRRPPGMGSTAASTAELMWAMDVPLCELAAQIGEEVAARRWKWVYRTVRGLAERIDALGIDCARRDRPTVYLAGQKLDEEGLKQEGALHRKHGLPTQFLDNVTVNRRFGIPPRSALISDGGFEVDPVRLTHGLLDIAKQRGARLCYPVDVTSLTEQEDCIVLTLADGKTISAGQAILAGGYERAPLFLPPAFSLLSTFVMATAPGVAPLWRGNAMIWEASDPYLYIRTDAEGRIIAGGEDEDFIDANHRDALIGQKAGTIAAKVGLLLGSAPLAVDRAWAATFGASPDGLPAIGRAANMQRIWLAAGFGGNGIAFAALASELLASVFAGQDDPDADYFDPYRFAIPLAQAAGH from the coding sequence ATGAGCTTGACCGAACAGCATGATTTGCGTGGCGGAACACCCTCTTGGGATGACGGGGGCTGGGATGTGCCCCCAGCCGATGCCCTGCCGACCTCTCCCTGCGACATCGCCATTATCGGCGCGGGGATCATGGGATCGGTTCTGGCGGAGCGACTAAGCAGCCAGGGACTTTCGGTCGTCCTGCTGGATCGCCGCCCACCAGGCATGGGCAGCACGGCTGCATCCACGGCGGAACTGATGTGGGCCATGGATGTCCCCCTCTGCGAACTGGCGGCACAGATCGGTGAAGAGGTGGCGGCCCGGCGTTGGAAATGGGTGTATCGCACGGTACGTGGGCTGGCAGAGCGGATCGATGCTCTGGGCATCGATTGTGCCCGGCGGGATCGCCCGACTGTCTATCTGGCGGGCCAGAAGCTGGACGAAGAAGGTTTGAAGCAGGAGGGTGCGCTGCACCGGAAACATGGCCTTCCGACCCAATTCCTCGATAACGTCACAGTTAATCGCCGCTTTGGTATCCCGCCGCGATCCGCCCTGATATCGGACGGCGGCTTTGAGGTCGATCCGGTTCGCTTGACCCACGGGCTGCTTGATATCGCCAAACAGCGCGGCGCGCGCCTTTGCTATCCAGTCGATGTCACGTCCTTGACCGAGCAGGAGGACTGCATCGTCCTGACGCTTGCGGACGGCAAGACGATCAGCGCCGGTCAGGCGATATTGGCCGGCGGCTATGAGCGGGCGCCCCTGTTTCTGCCTCCCGCATTCTCCCTGCTGTCTACCTTCGTCATGGCGACCGCACCCGGTGTTGCGCCGCTGTGGCGGGGAAACGCCATGATATGGGAAGCGTCCGACCCCTATCTTTATATTCGCACCGACGCTGAGGGGCGCATCATCGCGGGGGGCGAGGATGAGGATTTCATCGATGCCAACCATCGCGACGCACTGATCGGGCAGAAGGCCGGGACGATCGCAGCCAAGGTGGGCCTGTTACTGGGATCGGCGCCGCTGGCTGTCGACCGTGCCTGGGCCGCGACTTTTGGCGCATCGCCTGACGGATTGCCCGCAATCGGTCGTGCCGCCAATATGCAACGAATATGGTTGGCGGCGGGATTTGGCGGAAACGGGATTGCCTTTGCCGCTCTGGCGTCCGAACTATTGGCCAGCGTTTTTGCGGGGCAGGACGATCCCGATGCTGACTATTTCGATCCCTATCGCTTTGCAATACCGCTCGCGCAGGCGGCTGGACATTAA